The following proteins come from a genomic window of Mycolicibacterium rufum:
- a CDS encoding glycoside hydrolase translates to MYELATLLTLVNQVSGTPYISGGDSPRGTDCSGLVSWVTNAATGRPVYGDRFNTGNIEGALRARGFEYGTQPGALVVGWNRGHTAVTLPDGTPVSSGEGGGVKIGGGGAYQSQFTHHMFLPAPAAADVPPPADPLLSPPMAPPPPPAPIVLMGQEAPLPPPPPGDPLAPPPPPAG, encoded by the coding sequence ATGTATGAACTCGCCACACTCTTGACGCTCGTCAACCAGGTGTCGGGAACGCCGTACATCTCCGGCGGTGACTCCCCGCGCGGGACCGACTGCTCCGGACTGGTCTCCTGGGTCACCAACGCCGCGACCGGCAGGCCCGTCTACGGTGACCGCTTCAACACCGGAAACATCGAGGGCGCGCTGCGAGCCCGGGGGTTCGAGTACGGAACCCAGCCCGGCGCCCTGGTGGTCGGGTGGAACCGCGGTCACACCGCCGTGACGCTGCCGGACGGCACCCCGGTGTCCTCCGGGGAGGGCGGCGGCGTGAAGATCGGCGGTGGCGGCGCTTACCAGAGCCAGTTCACCCATCACATGTTCCTGCCCGCGCCGGCCGCCGCCGACGTGCCGCCCCCGGCCGATCCGCTGCTGTCGCCGCCGATGGCTCCCCCGCCGCCGCCCGCACCGATCGTGCTGATGGGCCAGGAGGCCCCGCTGCCGCCGCCTCCGCCGGGTGACCCGCTGGCTCCCCCGCCCCCGCCTGCGGGGTGA
- the yaaA gene encoding peroxide stress protein YaaA, whose protein sequence is MIVLLPPSETKRAGGDGPALDLESLSSPELNPVRAEMIDDLVALAADRDASRAALGLSAGQDAEIDRNAALRSAPTMPALHRYTGVLYDALDVESLRGASAARAASRLAVVSALFGLLRADDPIPAYRLSAGSKLPGRPTLAARWRAALEPVLRGLAERELIVDLRSGSYAGLGRVPGAVTVEVVAEHADGRRTVVSHFNKAHKGRLARALVATRSEPSDAAAVAAVSRRAGMRVERRGDHLTVVVPA, encoded by the coding sequence GTGATCGTCCTGCTGCCCCCGTCGGAGACCAAGCGCGCCGGCGGTGACGGGCCCGCACTGGACCTCGAGTCGCTGAGCTCACCGGAGCTGAATCCGGTCCGGGCCGAGATGATCGACGACCTCGTCGCCCTGGCGGCCGACCGCGACGCCAGCCGCGCGGCGCTGGGGCTGTCGGCCGGCCAGGACGCCGAGATCGACCGCAACGCCGCGCTGCGCTCGGCGCCGACGATGCCGGCCCTGCACCGCTACACCGGCGTGCTCTACGACGCGCTAGACGTGGAATCGCTGCGGGGCGCGTCAGCGGCCCGCGCCGCCTCGCGCCTCGCGGTCGTCTCCGCGCTGTTCGGGCTGCTGCGCGCCGACGACCCGATCCCCGCCTACCGGCTCTCGGCGGGCTCGAAGCTGCCCGGTCGTCCGACGCTGGCCGCGCGCTGGCGGGCCGCCCTCGAACCCGTGCTGCGTGGGCTGGCCGAGCGGGAACTGATCGTCGATCTGCGCTCGGGTTCCTACGCGGGTCTGGGCCGGGTGCCGGGGGCCGTCACCGTCGAGGTCGTCGCCGAGCACGCCGACGGTCGCCGCACCGTGGTCAGTCACTTCAACAAGGCGCACAAGGGACGGCTGGCCCGCGCGCTGGTCGCCACCCGGTCCGAGCCGTCGGATGCGGCCGCAGTCGCGGCGGTGTCCCGGCGTGCGGGCATGCGCGTCGAGCGCCGCGGCGACCACCTGACCGTCGTCGTTCCGGCGTGA
- a CDS encoding amidase — protein MDSRTAFELGDLDAIGQAALAAAGEVTATELLEAAITRLEAGRALNAVIADLFDRGRSAAAALDASGALRTGQKGPLAGVPFLLKDLGASLAGAPEAMGSRALRTHVAEQTAWIVERYLDAGLVIFGKTNTPEWGNHCTTEPSLFGATANPWSPDITPGGSSGGSAAAVSAGIVPAASGGDGTGSIRVPASCCGLVGLKPRRARTSFAPGAGHGLEGLVNEHALTRTVRDSAALLDAVTGAGVGDPYSAPLPAQPFLTAIATPPAPQRILLATSSPFPGPATDPAVVAAVEHTAATLAGLGHHIEPGAPTIDADAVADAIAVLHTVSNVALFALAREHLGRDPREDEFEPSSWVMMREGFTTTGIAYADAIAAVHAQTRRFAAQMTGHDVLLAPTLLTSPPPFGLLDQPRGTTRAFFDVEFATTGWTALANVTGWAAVSLPLGATADGLPIGVQLMAPDEAVLLTLAAQLEIALPWAGKRPPGWVAPI, from the coding sequence ATGGACTCGCGCACGGCGTTCGAACTCGGCGACCTCGACGCAATCGGTCAGGCGGCGCTGGCCGCCGCCGGTGAGGTCACCGCCACCGAACTGCTCGAGGCCGCGATCACCCGGTTGGAGGCCGGCCGCGCGCTGAACGCGGTGATCGCCGACCTGTTCGACCGAGGACGATCCGCGGCGGCCGCCCTGGACGCCTCCGGCGCGCTGCGCACCGGCCAGAAGGGACCCCTGGCCGGGGTGCCCTTCCTGCTCAAGGACCTGGGCGCATCGCTGGCGGGCGCCCCCGAGGCGATGGGGTCACGCGCGCTGCGCACCCACGTCGCCGAGCAGACGGCGTGGATCGTCGAGCGCTACCTGGACGCCGGCCTGGTGATCTTCGGCAAGACCAACACCCCGGAGTGGGGCAACCACTGCACCACCGAGCCGTCCCTGTTCGGTGCCACCGCCAACCCGTGGTCGCCCGACATCACCCCCGGCGGGTCCAGCGGCGGCTCCGCCGCGGCGGTGTCGGCCGGCATCGTGCCCGCCGCGTCCGGCGGGGACGGGACCGGCTCCATCCGGGTGCCCGCATCGTGCTGCGGGCTGGTCGGGCTCAAACCTCGCCGGGCCCGCACGTCGTTCGCGCCCGGCGCCGGGCACGGGCTCGAAGGACTCGTCAACGAGCACGCCCTGACCCGGACCGTGCGCGACAGCGCCGCGCTGCTCGACGCCGTCACCGGCGCCGGTGTCGGCGACCCCTACTCAGCGCCGCTGCCGGCCCAGCCGTTCCTCACCGCGATCGCGACTCCGCCTGCGCCGCAGCGCATCCTGCTCGCGACGTCGTCGCCGTTCCCAGGGCCGGCCACCGACCCCGCCGTGGTCGCCGCGGTCGAGCACACCGCCGCGACGCTCGCCGGCCTCGGCCACCACATCGAGCCGGGCGCCCCGACCATCGACGCCGACGCCGTGGCCGACGCCATTGCGGTGCTGCACACCGTCAGCAACGTCGCACTGTTCGCTCTGGCCCGGGAGCACCTCGGCCGCGACCCCCGCGAGGACGAGTTCGAGCCGAGCAGCTGGGTGATGATGCGCGAGGGGTTCACCACCACGGGCATCGCCTACGCCGACGCCATCGCGGCGGTGCACGCGCAGACCCGGCGCTTCGCCGCACAGATGACCGGTCACGACGTGCTGCTGGCCCCGACGCTGCTGACCTCACCGCCGCCGTTCGGGCTGCTCGACCAGCCTCGCGGCACCACCCGGGCGTTCTTCGACGTCGAGTTCGCCACCACCGGGTGGACCGCGCTGGCCAACGTGACCGGGTGGGCGGCGGTGTCGCTGCCGCTCGGCGCCACCGCCGACGGCCTGCCGATCGGCGTGCAACTGATGGCGCCCGACGAGGCGGTGCTGCTCACCCTTGCCGCGCAACTGGAGATCGCCCTGCCGTGGGCCGGGAAGCGACCGCCGGGATGGGTCGCCCCGATCTGA